Below is a genomic region from Paenibacillus rhizovicinus.
ATGTTGAAATTCGCCCATGAACATTGACCGCTCCACCTCTCCCCCTATTTCCACCACTTCGCCCCACTTTTCACCACTAGGGTTCAAGTATTCGCCACCGAGAAACTATTTCCTGCTTGACTTCCACGATTTCCCCAAAATAATTTAGGGGATTAATCTTGTTACAAATTTGAAACCTTTTCCTGTATTGGATCGTGTAAACTGAAGTCGGCAGAAAATGTGCGGGTTTCACTCATCGCTCTACCGGAATGATGCGTGCGGCCGGTCCGCAACGATTTCGCCAAGAATACTGAACCATCCAGGGGGCCTGCCCATGAACGGCACTACCGCCTTGCACGATAGATTCACCCTGCTCCGAAACGAAGAGCAATACTGCTATCAGGTGGCGCACTATGTGCTTGGCAATGACAGCGATGCAGCAGCCGCAAGCGAGCAGGCGCTGCTCGCGCTGGCGCGTGATCCGCAATTCATGACCGCCGCAGCCGAGGAGCGCCGGAGCATGGCGAAGAAGGCGTCCATCGCCTGCGCCATGCGGCGCGCCGGCGAGCGCTGCGCCGCGGACAAGCAAAAAGAGCTGCATCCCCGTGTCGCGAACGACTAGAGATTCAGCTCTTTGCTTGAAGATCGATTTCTATTCTTATTTATTGGCTTCCCCGCCATCCGACGTCTCTTCGTCGTCGGCTGCCGCCGCAGCCGTAGTCGGTTCGCCCGCTATTGGAGCCGGCAGCTTCGGCACCGGGGTCCTGCGCTCCAAGATCCGCTTTCGATTGACGTTCCGATAGAACGCATAAACCGGAATGCCGATTACCGCAAGCACCGCCAACACCGGCAAAGCGCCGGCAATTACGACGATCAAGCCTTTCAAGAACGCATACATAACCTCCGTGCTGCTGCTTGCGGCATCCGAAATGCGATGCCCCAAATCCTGCTTCGCAACGCTGGCCGGCTCGACGGCTTTCAACGTCTCATATACTCGGAGATCGATGGTCGAGAAAGCGACGTTATTGTCCAAATACCGGATTCTGCCTTTGATTTGCTCGATTTCCGTCTGAACGTCCCCGAGCTGGCTCGAAATTTGCAGCAGATCTGCTGTTTTCGTCGCTTTCGCCATGAAGTCGAGGAGTCGCGTTTCGACGACCTGCCGCGCTTTCAGACGCGCCTGCAGATCCACGTATTCTTCCGTAACGTCTGTCCCTTTCGCGCTGCTCTGATAGCTCACATGATCGATTTTCTCCAAGCCGTTCAAGAACCCGTCGAAACCGGATGCCGGTATCTTGATCGTGTAGGTGCCGCCTCGTTCAGCCGCCGTCTTCTGATCGGCGAAATTAAGCAGATAGCCGCCGGAGAGATGGATGAGATCGCGAAGCGCCGTCTGCGCTTCATCATACGCTTTTACTTCCATCGTTACGTTGCCTCTGTAGACGATCTTGCGATCGAAGCCTTGGTCGGCGATATCCGCAGCTGGCGAGTAAGCCGCCCCTGTCGCGGCTTCGGCCGATCCTTGCGGCACTGCCGCATTGGCCCCGTCCGACTTGGCTTCATCCGCGCTGGACGACTGGGCGCTGTTCACAAGCGCGGCTGGAGCGTTAGCCGTGGCATCGTCCGTCGCTGCCGCCATGGAAGCCGACTCTTTCATCATCGTATTGCTGTTTCCGTTAGCCGTGTCTGCCGCGCCGCCGTCCTTATTGCTGTTTCCCGCCGAACAACCCGACAGCATCCACGCCAACAATAGCATGCCGACGAGCGCCAACCCTGCTTTCTTGCCGTTCCATCGATTCTTTGTCTCTAACCCTTGCATGGAACAACCCCCTATATTTGCTTTTATCGGACTCACTTCTCCTAACGAGATCGGATTTCCAAATGTTGCTTGGCGTCACGAATAAAGCAAAGAAGCCCCTTCATCTCGAAGGGGCTTCCGCGTTTCGCGCATATACGCTCTAATAGTTGAGTGGTGCAGCTGGTGCTCTTACTGTTCAGCTCTTACTGTTCACGGTTTTGTTGGTGCTGTTGGTGCAATTAGTGCTCCTGCCAGCTGTCGAGGTACGACTTCTGTTCTTCCGTCAGCTTGTCGATGCCCGTACCGATTGCTTCCAGCTTATAACGTGCGACCTGTTCATCAAGCTCGTACGGCACGTTGACGACTTTCTTGCCAATGGTATTGTAGTTGTCGTTGACATACTTCAGCGAGACCGCTTGCAGCGCGAATGTCATATCCATAATCTCCGCTGGATGTCCGTCGCCCGCGGCGAGGTTGACGAGACGGCCTTCCGCCAGCAAATAAATGCTGCGTCCGTCTTTCAACTGATATTCTTCGATATTGCGGCGAACGACCCGCTTGCTGGTCGACAATGCTTCCAGCTCCGGTTTGTTTACTTCCACATCGAAGTGACCGGCGTTGGACAGGATCGCGCCGTTCTTCATCACTTCGTAATGCTCGCCGCGAATGACGTCACGGTTGCCGGTTACGGTAACGAAGAAGTCGCCCAGCTTGGCCGCTTCGATCATCGGCAGGACGGTAAAACCGTCCATATGCGCTTCAACGGCGCGGATCGCGTCGATCTCCGTCACGATGACCTGCGCGCCCAGACCTTTGGCGCGCATCGCAACGCCTTTGCCGCACCAGCCGTAGCCGACGACAACGACGGTCTTGCCGGCAACGACCAGATTCGTCGTCCGGTTGATGCCGTCCCATACGGACTGACCCGTGCCATAGCGGTTGTCGAACAAATATTTGCAGTAGGCATCGTTCACGGCGACCATCGGAAAGTTCAGCGCGCCTTCCTTCTCCAAGGCTTTCAGGCGGATAATGCCGGTCGTCGTTTCTTCCGCTCCCCCGCGAATTTGCGCCATCAGATCCGGACGCTCCGAATGAAGAATGGATGCGAAATCCCCGCCGTCGTCGATAATCAGATCCGGCTTCGTTTCCAGCGCCTTGATCATCAGCTCTTTGAATTCCTTCGGCTCCGGATTGTATTTGGCGAAGACGGTAATGCCGTCTTCGACCAATGCCGCGCACACGTCGTCCTGCGTCGACAGCGGATTGCTGCCCGTAATCGTCACTTCTGCGCCGCCGGCTTGAACGACTTTCGCCAGATAAGCGGTTTTCGCTTCCAAATGAAGCGCGATGGCTACTTTCAAGCCTTTGAACGGCTGCTCCTGCTCGAACTGTTCCCGGATGCGGTTCAGAACGGGCATATGCGCAGCTACCCAGTCGATTTTCAAATGGCCTTCCGGCGCAAGCGCCATATCTTGCACGATGCTGTTTTGCTTCGCGTTCACTGTCATAGTGCCACTTCCTCTCGGTTTAAAAATAGATCAAATGATGGCCGCCTGATCTGTCGTACGGCGCATCGAGCAGTTTCTCGAGCCAAGCGGAACCGCTGCGGTTCCAGAAATCCGTCATGTTCAGTACCCGCTCCTGTGGCTGACCGTTCGGCCACAGCGCCAGCGCGACGCCGTCCTGCTGCCGCAAGGCAGCTTCGAAACGCCTCGCATGCGCTTCCTTTGTCCGCTTCTCCAAATACGAGATTTGATCCTGGATTCGGCGAAGATTGTTGGCCGCAAGCGCTTCGAGACCTTTCTCGATGGAAGCGGACATGCCCATAACCGGGTTGTATATCGTCTCGAACTGCGTTCTCGCTTCTTCGAAACGGGACTCGATGTCCAGTTCGTCCCGCTCCTTCAGCCAAGCCGCTCTGTGCGATTCGTAGCGGGTCATGACGTCCGCGAAGGACAGGCCGTATTTATCCATCTGCTTCTCGGTCGCGCCTTCGACGAGCGTATAAGACATCCGAGGAATAATGAGCGGCATTTCCATGCCGAGACAGCGGAAAGCTTCACCCGTCAGCGTCCAGTAGGAGATTTCGCCGTTACCCAGAACGGCGCCGAGCACGGGAAGCAAATAATCCTGCATCAGCGGGCGCGTAAGTACATTGTTGCTGAGCCGCTGCGGCTCCTGCTCCGCAATGCGAAGCAGCTCTTCGCGGGAAATCCGGAACGTTTCCTTGCGATTGCGGAAATCACCGTCTTGCTTGTAAAGCAGCGTCCGCTCGTCTTCCTCGAAGAGGAAGACATTCGCGCAGTTCTCGGCGACATCCGCCGAAGGCTCGTAGCCGAGCTCCCGCAGCGCGCCGGCAGCGCGCATATAGGCCGATTCCAGCTCGTCGTTGCGATGAAGAAGCTGCACGAACATCGGCGCTTCCAGCGCGCGAATGTCGGGATGATCGGAATCGAGCAGCACGAGGCCGTATTTGCCGAACAGCCAGCCCATGGCGAGCGCGAACCAGTCCGATAAATCGTCGCAGCGCGCCGCGAAACCTTCCAGCGTTTCCAGCAGCTCGCGCTTGAAATTCGTATCGGGCAGCGACGCGCTGAGGCGCTTCAGCGAATCCGACAGCTCGGCGCGCTCCAGCTTCGTGCGGCTCACCGATGTCCGTCCTCCTTTCGGACGCGGTACGGCAATGCGGGTCAGCTCGGCCTCCCCGCTGCGAATAAAGGCATGATTCGCCTCATCCCAGTCGTGGTCCTCTCCCGCGATCCAAAACACGGGGACAATCTCCGTTCCCGTCAACCGCGCCGCATCCTTGGCTGCTGCGATCGCCGTAACGGCTTTATGTATAACGAGCAGCGGTCCCGTCCATAGTCCGGCCTGCTGACCGGTGACGACGACCGGCGCGCCTGACCGGATGGCTTCGATATTCGCCATCACCGCAGGGTGATCATTCATTCGTTTATTATACGCCAGCAAAACCTCTGCAAGACGTTCAGGCTCAACACGTTTGTCTGCATGAGCTTTCAGCCAATTCAAGCGTCGGTGCCAATGCGCTTCCTCAGCGGGATGACTGCCGAATAACGCTTCAATCCCGGGGTGGTTTCGCTTTATGTAAGCTTCGGCGATCGGTTGACTGAAAGGCAGCTCGATCTGCACTGTTTTCATCGGGCAGTCTCTACCTTTCTTTCTCCGGTTTACAAGCTAATAATGGAGTGCGGTTTTTTCTCATTTATTGTACACATTGTTTCGGTAACCGTCAAAATAAGAAAAACCTCTATTGAAGCCGATCGATGATGAACGACCGCGTCCAGAGGATGGTTTATATGGAAAACACCCCCCTGTCAAGGAGGGTGAGCGGTCAGGCGTCAGACTGTAAACAAGCTTTTTCCGAGACCGATCATCATCAGGATGATATAGCAGAAGCTCATTAAGAAGAAGCCGAGCCGCCAAATGGCCCGCATAATGCGGGGCATGTTGAGATTTCCTTTTACGCGATACTGGACATTGCCCAGCAGTCCTCCGCCTAGCAGCAGGACCAGCATGATGCCGTACAGCCCGAAGTGGCTGTTGAAAACCCGATTGAACAGCACCGCGACGCAGCCGATCAATAACGCCGTCGTCACGTCCATCGCCATGCGAAACGCTTTCTTGCGATCGCCCGTGAAGGCGGCATAGCCGAAATAAACAAGCAGAAACGGAATGACGGGAAGAACCGCCAAGATGGCGTAGATATGCTTGAAGCTTTCCCAAATCCACTGCATCTCCGTCTCCTCCTCCAGAACGATTAAGAAGTCTAAAGTGCTTCTACCAGCGCTATTACGGCTTCGTTCATTCGCGACGGCATGCCGAGACGCTTGGCCCGTTGGATGATTCCGCCGTTGATCCAGTCGATCTCCGTTACCCGTCCTGCGCGCACGTCCCGCAGCATGGAAGACTCGTTGGCCGCCGTCGCGGCGCATACGCCGAGCAGCCGTTCCCATAAGTCGTCCCCGGATGCCATCCCGGCCGCACGCAGAATCGTCTCGCTTTCGTCATGGAGCGCTCGCATGATTTTCAAGCGGTAGGGGTCCTGAGGCAGCTCGCCGTTCTTGACTTGAAAAATAGCGGTAAGCGGATTAACGACCGCATTAATTAACAACTTTAGGAAAACTTGATCTTTCATCTCTTTCGACAGTTTGGCCTGAATTCCTGCATTAATCAGCGCTTCAAGCAACATTTTTTGCGGTTTAGCATCGTTTTTCTCGTCTTCGCTCCACCCGCCGAACGTCAACAGTCCGGTTCCCGTATGGATAACGGCGCACAAATCCGGCCGAAGCGCCCCTTCCGTCGTAATGGCCGCATATACCGACGCAGCCGGCAGCGCTTCCCGCAGCCGCTCCAAGTGACCGACGCCGTTCTGAAGCGCGAGGATCGACGCCCCCGAGGCAGCCGCTCGCCGCAGGACATGGAATAACGTCTCGTTGACATCCGGCTGCTTCACGGTTAGCAGAATCCAGTCAGCGGCAAACGCGTGCACGCTTTCGCAATCCGCGTACCGGTTCGCGGATTGCGCGGGAATCTTGACAAGCCGTTCGATCCCCGTGACATCTTTATATAGAAGGCCTTCCGACTGCAAGGTCTGCGCCTGCTCGTCCGTTCGCGTTAATAACAGAACGTCTTCCCCCGCCTCGGCAAGCCTTGCCGCGTACAAGAGGCCCAGCGCGCCGGCGCCGACGATCATGATTTTCATGCGCCCACCTCGATTAACGTAATGATGTTATACGGCTATCGTATCAGAAACAAACTAAAAAATCCCGCCGCGCCCTGATAGGTACGGAGAGATTTTAAGTGTGCCGCCGCAAGTAGAGGGCAAGCCGTTTATTCGGAAACTTGTTATTCGATGCGTTCCAGATTGCCGTTGGCGTCCATTTTGAATCTCGGTTTCGCTTCGTCCTCTTCCGTCAAGACGGTAAGGCGGCGGGCGCGGTCCATGATTTGAATGAGCGTTTTATAATCGTCGTTCACGGCACGGTAGTCGGTTTGCGCGTTGTTGACTTCAAGCGACAAGCGCTCGTTGACTTCGCGCAGTTCGTGCAGCTCGTCGTCTTTCTCGCGCAGGTCGCGCTCGAGCGTCTTGATTTGACGATTCAACTCTTGGTACGTACCTTTCCATTGACGCAAAAACCGGATGACGGAATCGATCGACAACGTTTCTTCCGTCAGCGGATCGTTCTTGTATACGCGTTCCTCGGTATCCACGACATGAATGGAGGAAACGTGAGGGGCTGCAGCGTACGTTTGCTTTTTCATATAATTACGTTTCTGGCGCTGCTGCTTCGCGATTTGAATGGCATCCTCGTAGCGTTTGCGAACACAGCTGTTCCAGCGGAATCCGCAGGCCGCCGACGTACGGCCGATCCGCTCTCCTACTTCTTCGAATGCGGCTAGCTGCGTGCTGCCTTCGCGAATGTGCCGCAGCGTGACCTCGGCCAGGATAAGATCGTCATCCGGGCTCCAGGCATCTTGTCTCACTGCTGTCATGCAACCAAAACCTCCCAACATTAGGCGCTTACTTTATCTCTATGCCCTTGGTAGAGTTCATAGAATCTATCGGATACTAATTTGTATATCCATTTTTTTTTAGGCTCATACATGTTTTTTCACAAATTGAAGCAAACTTGTCATATCGCGTGCCGGCAAGGTAAAAAGTTTGCCAATTCGTCACGATTGAAACAGTTTACAGTCGTTACCTGAAACGTTATAATGGGCAATAGAAATCGGGTCTAGACTGACGAGAGGGGGAGAAATCATGGCACGCATGTTCCGAGTGCTCGGGTTTTGGACGCTTGTAATCGCATTGATGGCGTTTGCAGGACATATGAACGAGATGGCACTCTTGTTCTTTATCCAAACCGCTGTATTTGTCCTGTTAGGCTATTTGAACTTTTCCGAAAGAACTTACATGCTGATGTTCTGGGGATACATGTTTATCTCGTTCGTCGGCTTTACGTATTGGACGGTATTTGTAATGGGGAACCCATTCTAAATATACGGACATTCCACTTTCAAAAAATAGCCAAAAGGCTGTTCCTGGAGACAAGCTCTCCGGAACAGCCTTTTTTCGATGGTTCGCGTTTATGATTTGTCCAGCACGAGCACCTTGAACGTCTCGCTCATGGCGTCGCTGAGCAGCAGCTGCCGAATGGCGCGGTTTCGCTTCGCGGCTTCGCCGAACGGATTCGTGCCGTCGTGCCCGGTGAGCTCCGACAGCAGTCCTTCATCGACGAGAAACTGCTTCTGCGTTGCGTAATAACGCAAGCTCCAGCCCGCTGCCGTGCCTGCGGCCCGGCATGAGGTGAAGTTCACATGAGCGGTCATATCCTGGTTCCCGGGTTCCAGAAACGGTTCATCCCGCGCGACATGGTCTTTATAGCACAGCAGCGAGCCGCGCATGCGGTGAGGAGCGGCAAGCTCGAGCGCTTCGTGGCCATAATCGATGAGCACGAGGCTGCCTTGATGGATGAACCGCGCCAGTTTCACGATCCACTGCTCCGCGTTCAGATTCACTTCGAAGATCTGCCCCTCGCGAAGCTGGATTCCGTCCCTCTCCAGAACCGCCGGAATCCGTTCGTCGGACAAAGGCATATGGACATAGCGAAAATCGGCTGCTGCCGAAATTGCATTTGACGTTGTTACGCCAAGTTCCCATAACGCGCCTTCCCGCTGAACGACCCGATGAACCGGGAACGCATCCAGCAATTCATTGCCGATTACGATTGCAAACCGCTCGTTCCCGACTTCGCGAAGATACGCTTCCGCTTCTTCCGGTTGCATGAACGAAAGGGCTGGCGCCAAGCCGGCATCGCCCATCGCCCGGCCGGCCAGCGTGCTCCGCGCTTCGTCCAGATGGACTGGATTGCTGTCCACGAGCACGTAATGGGCGTCTGCCAGCCATGGCGGACCATCGCCGCCATCACTCTCCTCCAATGCCGTCAGCATTTGATTGGCCAGAGCGCCAGTACCTGCTCCCCACTCCATGATCGTCACCGCTCTCGCCTGGCCTGCGGCGAGCTTCGCGGCGTATCCCGCAAGCTTAATCCCCATAATGGAACCGATGCCGGAGCTCGTGTAGAAGTCGCCGGATTTTCCCACGCGAACGGGTCCGCTCTTGTAATAGCCGTCTATCTCATCGTATAAGCACATCGCCATATAATCATGAAACGTAATCGCGGCGTACCTTTCGCCGCTAGCCGGGGAAGTTGAATCTACCCACCCGCTTCGATCGCTGAGCTTAATTGCATCGCCTATGGCCGACGCCAGCCGTTTCGTGTTACCCACCGCCATGATCCTCCAAACCTGGGACAAAATTAAAGGCACCAGATATAATAGAACTATTATACGCATATAGTAGTGCATGCAAAATTGCCCGAAAGGGGGACGACCGTGCAAGGAACGAAACGCCGCTGGACCGTCTCGCTGGCCGTATTCGCGCTCGCCGGCTGGCTAACGATCTATCCCGCGCTCGCCGAACCCGCAGTCCCGCAAGACGAAGAGACTCGAAGCGTGCTGGAGAAAAGCCTGTCCGTCGTTGAAATCGACAAGGAAATTACGCGGATTCAAACGGAACAGGCCGGAGTTCAAGCCAAGCTGAAGTCCTCTCAAGCCGAACTCGCCTTGCAAGAGGATGCCATCGCCAAGAAGCGAGAGAATGCCGGTCAGGTCCTGCGCGCCTATTATACCGGAGAACGCGATGTGTTGTTGACTGCGCTGCTGTCCGCCCGAAATTTGTCCGGGCTCCTGACTGTCATGGACTACTTCGACTATATCTTCTCTTCTGACAAAGATACTTTGAACGATTATACGAAACAATACAAGGCGCTTAAGAAAAACATCACCTCGCTGAACGAGCAGTCCGCCCAGCTCGACGAGGTGGAGACGCGGCTGAAAACGCAGCGCGACCGCGTCTCCGCGTTGCAAAGCGAAGTCGATTCCACGTTGAACGGGCGCTCCGATGCAGACAAGCTGCGCTCGCTGATCGATGATTACACCGACTACTGGCAGAATGTCGGCCTTGTCGAGGTCAATCGCTATTTTAAAGCCTTATCCAAGGCGATGAATAAAATCCCTTCGTGGGTCGAGAAAGACAAGGATATGCTGAAGATCGACGGCTTCAACTACACCTTGTCGATTCCCGCGGATAAGTTAAATGACTTCCTGCGCGGACAAGACAACATTTTCGATAATTTCGCTTTCGCTTTCCAGCAAGACAAAGTCGTCATTACCGGTAAAAAAGACGATCTCCAAGTCGAGCTGACCGGGCATTACACGCTGGAAAAGAACGGCGCCATCCTCTTCCATGTCGACGAGCTGATCTTCAACGGATTGGCGCTGCCGGATACGACGCGCCAGCAGCTGGAGAAGCAATTCGATCTCGGCTTCTCGCCTTCCGACATCGTCTCTTTCGTCAAAGCCAAATCGGTGGCAGTACAAGACGGCAAATTAATCATCAAGCTTTCGATCAGTCTATAGTTTCATGTTCCGGCGGCGCTTCGGCGCCGTTTTTTTGCGGCGTCTCCGGCTCGCCGTTCCATTCCGTGATCAGCCGGCTGGCTTGCTCCGCCATAAATGCGTTTACGTTGCCGCCAAGCGAAGCGCTGAGCGCCGTCCACCGAATCCAGCGTTCGCGCCAAGGCGGATCCGGAGTTGCAGCGGGATCCTTCAGCATAAGGGCCAGAAAGTGCGGCGGACGGTCCGCGATCGCATTGTACTCGAATTCTCCCGTCATGACGGAGACGCGTGCCGGAAGCCAGCCGAACAGGCGGTAGCGGTCGAGCTGCGCGTCCGAATCCGTCATGTCTTGAATCCATTCCCGCGCTTCGGCCAGCTTGTCCGTCTCCGCTGTCAGCACGAAGCTGCGGCCATCGCTCCGCACGACAGGACCTTTAGGCGATCCGATTGCGAGGAGCGAACGCTCGTCATCCGTCATCGTGAAATACGACGTCCAGGAAATCACGGCGCTGAGCAGCGTCCCCGAACGAAACGCGTGGAGCAATTGCTCCTTCTGCAGCAGCGGATTGAAACGAAGCAGTTCCTTCCCATGTTCCGCCGCATAATGAAGCTGCTGCTTCTGGCTGGCGGTCAACGGCGACAATTCGGCCGCGGCTGCCGCGTTCTCCGGGAACAGACCCAGCCAAGCGGACAGATCGCGCGGATTCGACGTATTCAGATTAAACGGGCTGAAATTCCCCGGCTGAAGCTCCGACAATGCGTCGGCAACGGTCTTGAACGCCTCCATATCTTTGGGCGGTTCCTGGACGCCGGCGAGATGGAGCAGTTTCCTCGACCATACGTTCAGCAGCGGATTGCTGTCTATCGGAACGCCCCACAGCGAGCCGTTCCACTTCACCATTCCTGTGAGCGCTTCCAATATGTCTGCGGCAGAATCGCCGGTTACGATTTCGTCGACGGGAAGCAAGTAGCCTTGCATGGCAAACTCGCGCACGCGGTCATTATCGAGCAGCATGACGTCGAAGGGCTCGCCGGCTTCGGATGCGGTTTTTCGCGCTTCGTCGGCATCCTGGCCATGAATATTCGTCATTTTAATCGTGATATTCCGATGGGTAAGCTGAAATCGTTCATTGCTCTTGATCCAATATTGAAATTCCGACTCGTCCATGGAGACGGCAATCGAAAGTGTCTTTGGTTCTAAGTCGTCGCCATTATCGACCTGCGGCTGCTGGCTGGAAGGTGTCCCTCCGTCCGAAGGCGTAATGGGCAAGCCGGATTTGCCATTCATCGAAACAAGCAAAGCCGCGCATATCGTAAAGACGCTTAATAGCAAAACGACCGCTTTTCTACGGGACACTCCATCCCTCCTCGCCGTTTAATGGCTAACTTTCATTGTAGCAAGAAAGCGTTTTTTTGTCTGTATAGATTTCATTGCTTCCCTTGCCGATATTCGCCATACTTAATGGACGACCGTCGGAAGGAGAATGTTGCCCTTGATTACTGTTTACAGTGTAGACCTGTTGCTGCAGGAGGATAGGATGCCGACTTATTACGCACGGCTCATCCAAGACATCGCGG
It encodes:
- a CDS encoding DUF4349 domain-containing protein, with the protein product MQGLETKNRWNGKKAGLALVGMLLLAWMLSGCSAGNSNKDGGAADTANGNSNTMMKESASMAAATDDATANAPAALVNSAQSSSADEAKSDGANAAVPQGSAEAATGAAYSPAADIADQGFDRKIVYRGNVTMEVKAYDEAQTALRDLIHLSGGYLLNFADQKTAAERGGTYTIKIPASGFDGFLNGLEKIDHVSYQSSAKGTDVTEEYVDLQARLKARQVVETRLLDFMAKATKTADLLQISSQLGDVQTEIEQIKGRIRYLDNNVAFSTIDLRVYETLKAVEPASVAKQDLGHRISDAASSSTEVMYAFLKGLIVVIAGALPVLAVLAVIGIPVYAFYRNVNRKRILERRTPVPKLPAPIAGEPTTAAAAADDEETSDGGEANK
- a CDS encoding adenosylhomocysteinase, with protein sequence MTVNAKQNSIVQDMALAPEGHLKIDWVAAHMPVLNRIREQFEQEQPFKGLKVAIALHLEAKTAYLAKVVQAGGAEVTITGSNPLSTQDDVCAALVEDGITVFAKYNPEPKEFKELMIKALETKPDLIIDDGGDFASILHSERPDLMAQIRGGAEETTTGIIRLKALEKEGALNFPMVAVNDAYCKYLFDNRYGTGQSVWDGINRTTNLVVAGKTVVVVGYGWCGKGVAMRAKGLGAQVIVTEIDAIRAVEAHMDGFTVLPMIEAAKLGDFFVTVTGNRDVIRGEHYEVMKNGAILSNAGHFDVEVNKPELEALSTSKRVVRRNIEEYQLKDGRSIYLLAEGRLVNLAAGDGHPAEIMDMTFALQAVSLKYVNDNYNTIGKKVVNVPYELDEQVARYKLEAIGTGIDKLTEEQKSYLDSWQEH
- the bshC gene encoding bacillithiol biosynthesis cysteine-adding enzyme BshC, with the protein product MKTVQIELPFSQPIAEAYIKRNHPGIEALFGSHPAEEAHWHRRLNWLKAHADKRVEPERLAEVLLAYNKRMNDHPAVMANIEAIRSGAPVVVTGQQAGLWTGPLLVIHKAVTAIAAAKDAARLTGTEIVPVFWIAGEDHDWDEANHAFIRSGEAELTRIAVPRPKGGRTSVSRTKLERAELSDSLKRLSASLPDTNFKRELLETLEGFAARCDDLSDWFALAMGWLFGKYGLVLLDSDHPDIRALEAPMFVQLLHRNDELESAYMRAAGALRELGYEPSADVAENCANVFLFEEDERTLLYKQDGDFRNRKETFRISREELLRIAEQEPQRLSNNVLTRPLMQDYLLPVLGAVLGNGEISYWTLTGEAFRCLGMEMPLIIPRMSYTLVEGATEKQMDKYGLSFADVMTRYESHRAAWLKERDELDIESRFEEARTQFETIYNPVMGMSASIEKGLEALAANNLRRIQDQISYLEKRTKEAHARRFEAALRQQDGVALALWPNGQPQERVLNMTDFWNRSGSAWLEKLLDAPYDRSGGHHLIYF
- a CDS encoding DUF3397 domain-containing protein, with product MQWIWESFKHIYAILAVLPVIPFLLVYFGYAAFTGDRKKAFRMAMDVTTALLIGCVAVLFNRVFNSHFGLYGIMLVLLLGGGLLGNVQYRVKGNLNMPRIMRAIWRLGFFLMSFCYIILMMIGLGKSLFTV
- a CDS encoding ketopantoate reductase family protein, which translates into the protein MKIMIVGAGALGLLYAARLAEAGEDVLLLTRTDEQAQTLQSEGLLYKDVTGIERLVKIPAQSANRYADCESVHAFAADWILLTVKQPDVNETLFHVLRRAAASGASILALQNGVGHLERLREALPAASVYAAITTEGALRPDLCAVIHTGTGLLTFGGWSEDEKNDAKPQKMLLEALINAGIQAKLSKEMKDQVFLKLLINAVVNPLTAIFQVKNGELPQDPYRLKIMRALHDESETILRAAGMASGDDLWERLLGVCAATAANESSMLRDVRAGRVTEIDWINGGIIQRAKRLGMPSRMNEAVIALVEAL
- a CDS encoding RsfA family transcriptional regulator, whose amino-acid sequence is MTAVRQDAWSPDDDLILAEVTLRHIREGSTQLAAFEEVGERIGRTSAACGFRWNSCVRKRYEDAIQIAKQQRQKRNYMKKQTYAAAPHVSSIHVVDTEERVYKNDPLTEETLSIDSVIRFLRQWKGTYQELNRQIKTLERDLREKDDELHELREVNERLSLEVNNAQTDYRAVNDDYKTLIQIMDRARRLTVLTEEDEAKPRFKMDANGNLERIE
- a CDS encoding DUF2626 domain-containing protein, which gives rise to MARMFRVLGFWTLVIALMAFAGHMNEMALLFFIQTAVFVLLGYLNFSERTYMLMFWGYMFISFVGFTYWTVFVMGNPF
- a CDS encoding class I SAM-dependent methyltransferase — encoded protein: MGNTKRLASAIGDAIKLSDRSGWVDSTSPASGERYAAITFHDYMAMCLYDEIDGYYKSGPVRVGKSGDFYTSSGIGSIMGIKLAGYAAKLAAGQARAVTIMEWGAGTGALANQMLTALEESDGGDGPPWLADAHYVLVDSNPVHLDEARSTLAGRAMGDAGLAPALSFMQPEEAEAYLREVGNERFAIVIGNELLDAFPVHRVVQREGALWELGVTTSNAISAAADFRYVHMPLSDERIPAVLERDGIQLREGQIFEVNLNAEQWIVKLARFIHQGSLVLIDYGHEALELAAPHRMRGSLLCYKDHVARDEPFLEPGNQDMTAHVNFTSCRAAGTAAGWSLRYYATQKQFLVDEGLLSELTGHDGTNPFGEAAKRNRAIRQLLLSDAMSETFKVLVLDKS
- a CDS encoding coiled-coil domain-containing protein; this encodes MQGTKRRWTVSLAVFALAGWLTIYPALAEPAVPQDEETRSVLEKSLSVVEIDKEITRIQTEQAGVQAKLKSSQAELALQEDAIAKKRENAGQVLRAYYTGERDVLLTALLSARNLSGLLTVMDYFDYIFSSDKDTLNDYTKQYKALKKNITSLNEQSAQLDEVETRLKTQRDRVSALQSEVDSTLNGRSDADKLRSLIDDYTDYWQNVGLVEVNRYFKALSKAMNKIPSWVEKDKDMLKIDGFNYTLSIPADKLNDFLRGQDNIFDNFAFAFQQDKVVITGKKDDLQVELTGHYTLEKNGAILFHVDELIFNGLALPDTTRQQLEKQFDLGFSPSDIVSFVKAKSVAVQDGKLIIKLSISL
- a CDS encoding ABC transporter substrate-binding protein, with the translated sequence MSRRKAVVLLLSVFTICAALLVSMNGKSGLPITPSDGGTPSSQQPQVDNGDDLEPKTLSIAVSMDESEFQYWIKSNERFQLTHRNITIKMTNIHGQDADEARKTASEAGEPFDVMLLDNDRVREFAMQGYLLPVDEIVTGDSAADILEALTGMVKWNGSLWGVPIDSNPLLNVWSRKLLHLAGVQEPPKDMEAFKTVADALSELQPGNFSPFNLNTSNPRDLSAWLGLFPENAAAAAELSPLTASQKQQLHYAAEHGKELLRFNPLLQKEQLLHAFRSGTLLSAVISWTSYFTMTDDERSLLAIGSPKGPVVRSDGRSFVLTAETDKLAEAREWIQDMTDSDAQLDRYRLFGWLPARVSVMTGEFEYNAIADRPPHFLALMLKDPAATPDPPWRERWIRWTALSASLGGNVNAFMAEQASRLITEWNGEPETPQKNGAEAPPEHETID